GCAATTGGGAAATCATTTAAAAAGAACCGCAGTGGCGGTTCTTTTTTTCATGAGATGCTGCGCCATTCCAGTAAGCGGATGCCAATCGCCATGCAAATTCCGCCAAAACCTAGGAGCATTACGAGTGGCATGGCAACCGACGGCAATCCGTTTCCATAAACCGCGACACTCGTTAAAGCTTCGAGACCGTATGTGATGGGCAATACTTTCGATACCGTAAGCAAGACCTCATTGGTCACCAACTCAATCGGCCAGAACGCACCGCCCACCATCGCCATTCCAGTCGCAACGATTGGAATGACGGCACTTAACTGCTGGGGCTTGGAAATAAGCGAGATGATCAATAGCCCCAGCGCTACGATGGCAAAAGTATAGCAAGCCGCAATCACAATCAAAAGCCAGAAACGATCGCCCATCTCAAAATCGAAAGCATACCAGAATAACAGAAAAATAAGGGCGATTTGCGAAAAACCGATTAGAAAACTAAAGCCCAAATGCCCAAAGTACATCTGCCATTTGCGAACCGGCGACATGATCATCCGATTCCAAGTGCCAGTCCGTTTCTCGTCCACAATCCGCACCAGGCTGAACATGATCGTATAGATGACGAAAAACAAAGTCATTCCGAATAATAACTGGAGTTTGTCGCCATCCCCATTCGCTTGAAGTGAGACCGCCGATAATTGCAGCGCTGGGTCTGATAGCGCCGAGTCCATAAGCTCCCGGATTTCCGGCACCTCTTGCGCTGCATTCTCGAGGCGTAATTCCACTGAGTAGACGCGGCGAAGCATTGAGTCCAGCGCTAAGCGTGCAGGATCTTCCCTGCCGACCAACAGGCGGTAATCCGCCTCCATCAACTCGACCGCTTGCGGAACATCACCTTCCGCTACGTAGGAACGTGCTTCAGACGGCTGCATCCACTTAAACGCAAATTGCTTTTCGGCGTTCAAGCGTTCCACCCATTCCAGCGCTTGCTCTTGCTTCAACGATTCAGTATAAACAGGGACGAGAACTGGCTCATCTTCCCCACCCGCAGCTGAAACTGAGACAAAAATAACCGTCAGGCCAAACATCGCCAACACAAGTAGCGGCTGGCGGTAAAATCTTCGCCACTGCAGTAAAAAGACAGCTTTCATGCAGCTCCCCCCTTTCTTGGGAATAGGGCAAGCGCTGCCGCTAAGAACAGTACGCCTACTGCACAGATGCGAGCGAGCGGTCCTGACAATTGGTGAACATCAGGATCCAGCATCCAGGAAAAATAAGCTGACAGCGCTGCCCCGTTCGGTGTCCAGCTGCCGATTGTTCGAATCGACTCAGGCATGCCATCAAGCGGCACAAAACTGCCTCCGACAAATGCCATGAGTGAAATGACGCCGGCAGAGAAAATTGCCGGAACGGCATCGCTTTCAACCCGCAAAGTCAAGGCGACCATAAATGCAGCCAGACAGCCGACCGAAACTGCCAGCACTACCGAAATCAAGGCAATTCCCAGCCAGAAATCCCAAGAGTCTACAGCAA
This is a stretch of genomic DNA from Planococcus maritimus. It encodes these proteins:
- a CDS encoding ABC transporter permease; the encoded protein is MKAVFLLQWRRFYRQPLLVLAMFGLTVIFVSVSAAGGEDEPVLVPVYTESLKQEQALEWVERLNAEKQFAFKWMQPSEARSYVAEGDVPQAVELMEADYRLLVGREDPARLALDSMLRRVYSVELRLENAAQEVPEIRELMDSALSDPALQLSAVSLQANGDGDKLQLLFGMTLFFVIYTIMFSLVRIVDEKRTGTWNRMIMSPVRKWQMYFGHLGFSFLIGFSQIALIFLLFWYAFDFEMGDRFWLLIVIAACYTFAIVALGLLIISLISKPQQLSAVIPIVATGMAMVGGAFWPIELVTNEVLLTVSKVLPITYGLEALTSVAVYGNGLPSVAMPLVMLLGFGGICMAIGIRLLEWRSIS